CGTAATCTTCAACGCTGCTGAAGCCGCCGGGCGGCGCGTAGTGCAGCGTGGGGCCGTAGGTGTCCAGAAACTCTTCCTGAGAAAAGGGTGGCTTGACCATTACATGAACTCCTTGCCCGTGGCCCGGAACTGGTTCAGGGTCAGCAGCTTGCGGCGGCAACTGGGGCACAGGTTCTGCCAGTTGCCCACCTGCGAATGGGTGTAATCCAGGCCCAGATCGGGCAGGATGGTTTTAAGGTCATCTTGCTGCATCTGGCTCATGTATTCGGTGTCGCAGCGGGCGCATTTGGCCTGCGGGCCATTGGCTCCGGCGGCTTTGTAGAACCACACGCCAACGTTGGCGATGCGCTGGAAAATGTGGAAGAACTTCCCGAACGGCAGGTACAGCAGCCACAGGTACACGGTGACGGCGTGGGTGGTGGTGATCCAGTAGTAGAACTTGCCGTCCAGGAACAGGTTGGAGGCGGTCAGCATCATGCCGGTCACGGACACCGCGAACAGCAGGATCAGCGGCAGGATGTCGTTGTCGAAGCGCTGCGTGGCCAGTTCGGCCTCGTCCTTGATGCGCCGCCCCAGCACCAGCGCAATGCCGCCCAGGCACAGCACGGCGGCCACGTTCAGCCCGTGCATGATCAGCCAGCCCAGCGCACTTCGGGCCGGGAAGGTGAAGAAGTCCAGCCGTTGCCCCATCAGCACGATCATGTAATCGCTGGGTTTGGTAAAGTCGCTTTCAAAGCGCAGCCAGCCGAAGGTCAGCGGAAAGGTGATCAAAATGGCGATGATGCAGCCCCAGAAGATCAACTGGTGCGCCAGCCAGCGTTTGCGCGAGCGCCTGCGGATAAAGCGCTGCTCAATCATCTTTTCCCAACCCGCCTTAAAGAACAGACCCATGTTGTGCAGGCGATGGCCCGGCTGCCAGAACAGTTGCCAGCCGCGTTTCCAGTACATGCGGGTGGGCGGGCGCTGGAGCCACACCACGTAGCGGTAGACCACCCCGAACAGCGCGAAGATGGTGGCGAAGCAGTATCCGGCCAGCGCTCCGTCAAAGCCGTGGAAGCGCTGAGAGCCGAAATACACGGCGATAGTCAACATTGTGGCGAAGGTCAGGCCGTACAGCAGTCCCCGGCGATCCAGGGTCACGTCCATCACCGGGACCCGCACG
The DNA window shown above is from Deinococcus detaillensis and carries:
- a CDS encoding respiratory nitrate reductase subunit gamma, whose product is MLNPSPPALPPRRDTEPVRVPVMDVTLDRRGLLYGLTFATMLTIAVYFGSQRFHGFDGALAGYCFATIFALFGVVYRYVVWLQRPPTRMYWKRGWQLFWQPGHRLHNMGLFFKAGWEKMIEQRFIRRRSRKRWLAHQLIFWGCIIAILITFPLTFGWLRFESDFTKPSDYMIVLMGQRLDFFTFPARSALGWLIMHGLNVAAVLCLGGIALVLGRRIKDEAELATQRFDNDILPLILLFAVSVTGMMLTASNLFLDGKFYYWITTTHAVTVYLWLLYLPFGKFFHIFQRIANVGVWFYKAAGANGPQAKCARCDTEYMSQMQQDDLKTILPDLGLDYTHSQVGNWQNLCPSCRRKLLTLNQFRATGKEFM